The Prionailurus viverrinus isolate Anna chromosome X, UM_Priviv_1.0, whole genome shotgun sequence genome segment TGTTTGGGATAgaagagttgtttgtttgtttgtttgtttgtttctttaacatCCCTTTAATGTGTCCAATTAATTTTGTAACAGAGTTAAAAGCTTTCCTTGGGTCACATAGTTGGTTTCGAATTTCCCAGGTGTTCATGTTATGGTACCCAACAGGGTACTGGAACAACCCTCTCCCCAATGTCTTTGCCTTGAAGATGATGGTGGAGATGAAATCCCATTCCTCAGGCCTAGAGGCCTGGATAGGGGCTGCCACATGGATAGCACTGTCCTAGGGGTGGTGTGTGTGGCCCAACCAGAAGCAGAGGAAAAGTAACCTCCACCAAGGGAAGGAAATGATCatttacagaattattttaagCCAGAGGCACTTCACATGGTATCTCCTACAACCTAACAAGTACTCAGTTATTATCCCCATTATTTGCAGATGTAGAAGTCGGTCTGAAGCTTTATTCCACTGTGCCCTGAAGCCTTCAAGGCTTTGGATCAAGAATTCCCACTAGACTATTATTTGATGTAACCTTaagtatttcttgttttgttttctgtcatagctgtattatttttaagtgaagaaaccCCATGAAAATTAAAGCAATTTCTGCACTAtcgaaagaaaaaaattaaaagtttgaaaagatGGGGTAAATATTTGCCAACAATATTGCAGAATTTGTGCTACCAGGCAAGAAAATAAAGGGCTTTTGTCTATTGGTGGAGAAAGGGACAAATGAtaacaaataatttatgtaaaaagcAAACTGTTTCTCCAGACATCTGGAAAGATGCCACACCACATTAACTGAAGAAATGGCAATCTGGAGATGGTATAGTAAGTAAGTGAAAAAATCAATTTGCAGAACATTATTTACGTGttggcaaattttaaaaagtgtgtatcTATAACCACATAACTACACAGATATTTTAAGGTAGGTATACACATTACTTAAAGAGAAACATATCTGGATAATGTGTACCAATCTATTTACATAAGCCATCTTGGATATCAGTTATTTGGGGCACGGGGATCATATATAGATGGAAGGTGCCGAATGATTTCCATTttctatgtatacatttttaatgtttaacattttgcGATTAGGCAAATTTGTTGAGAGaaacacttgaaaatatataataaccaatTCACAAGAAAAGTTCATATATATTTACCACGTTATGAAAATGTTCACATGATAGTGTTTAATAAGCAAATAACAAACTTCACCCTTTGACTTGACAGtttatctgtgtatgtatgtgtgtttctgtcttACACTTCCCTAAACCCAAGTGTTCACACTCTCATATGTGGAGAtttttcctcacctctctcagggACTGAAGTTTCTCTCTCAGGGCATGGAGATCTAGGAAGGGATTGTGGGCACAGAgtagaaaattccagaaagaagtagaaattcCAGAAATTCCTGGCTGATATACTGGAGCCCAggtgcctccttccttccttcccccttgcAAAGCCCTCTGGTCTGAGACATTCAGAGCTACAATTCTCACTCTGACCACTAAAGGGGCATCTACCTAcactgactatatatatatatatatatatatatatatatatatatatatatatatatttcattctaCTCTCATTACAGTGACCCACGAaactctgttgttgttgtttttttcctttatagtttccagatctggtgtgtgtgtgtgtgtgtgtgtgtgtgctggtttttgctgttgttttggggggatgggggatcggtggtttgtttgcttgtttgttattATCTCTTTGGGATGCACGGGAGATAATGCCAGCCATGTGATTAGTTTCAGAACATTCTGTTACCTTGCTCCAACTTTAGCAAATCCCACATATTGCAGCAAGAATTTAGTTAGGCTACCTATGCATTTACATGTCACCCCCATTCCATGGAGCTCAGTTGCAGTCTCTGTTTCTCCAGGTAGCATCTGAATGACTCCAGGAAAACTCCAACACCTCATTAAGTCTCAGTAACCTTGCAAAGCCTGTAACTGTGATCTCAGAGTCCCGTTGTGAGGACTACATGAGAGATAAGATGCAATGTAGCAAGTACAGAGGCTGGCCTACAGCTGGCACTCAGAGTTCTCTGGGTTTGCAGAATGAGGGAACAGGATGTATTGTAAGTGGATACAGAGCCTGGCATACAGAGTTCCCTGTGTTTGTAGCTGCAAGTGCCTGGGTCCCACGCCCCCTGACTCTAGTTGGCCTtttctgcagggctggttcagttaGAAACAGTTCCCTGATAGACAGGGAGCAGTAATCACAGTAATCACCTCTGGTGCCCGGGGCTCTCTTCTCCATGGCTTTGAGGAGGGGACTTCCTGTAAGGACTCCATCTTGTTTGTGTGAGGCTGACAAAGTCATTTGGGGCCTTCTCTCTTCGTCCTCAGCAGCTTTCCTTGATCTTCTCTAAACCTCCAGCTCCAGATCCCACAGGTTCTCTTCATAAGCAGCCTGTGAGGACATTGGTGACAGGTCACTGCCTTCAGGCCACACCATGGGTGAGTTGGCCAGCATGAGGCCTTGGTCTCAGATCCCCAGAAGTTACAAGGGTTGCTGGGtcccttccctcaccccaccccacaggaCACCCAGCCAACCCCCTTTTAGAGAAGGGGTGGTGAGGGCCCAGGCTCACTCTTCTCTAATCTCTTGAGGAAATGTGCCAGGTGGGCCCTGACATTCCCATCCCGGTTCCACATGGAAAAACTCCCCTCCTATGGAAATGGTTATGGCTcaggtggattttttttcactgattGAAGGGATAGATCTGATTTTATGTGGTCCCCACGGTTTGGAGAGTCCACAGtttggagagtggggaggggctcctAGGTTGGCCACGTGAGAGGCAAGGGAGTGGGGGGTTGCTGTAAATTAATATTCTTTGGATGCCTACTACAGGTGAAGGAGTGGCAGAGAACACACTATTACCCTTAACTCTTACATCAACTATTCAGGGTAGATTGTATTACCTCCGTAGAAGTTTCTTGAGGCTTGCTTTATAGCCCAGCACATGACTTATTCTGGAATGTTCCACGTGTAATGGTTATGTGCACTGTTCTATGTCAATTAAGtaaatttattaatttgctttattctgattttaaaatattctccacCTAGTGGAATTtatgtctgccattttatttttttatttttattttttttcaatatatgaaatttattatcaaattggtttccatacaacacccagtgctcatcccaaaaggtgccctcctcaataccaatcacccaccctcccctccctcccaccccccatcaaccctcagtttgttctcagtttttaagagtttcttatgctttgtaTGTCTGCCATTTTATGTGTTACTCAAGGAGGTGTGTTAATATTCCTGCTGTAATcgtgaatttatccatttatctttttACTGTCACTGTTTGCTCTGCACATTTTTGCTCTGTGTTAAGACACGCACACAAATTTAGGATTTTGTATTGATGGCTTCTTATTGCATTGAACCTTTTATTATAATGAAACCTCCTCTTtaatctagtaatttttttttcttgaaaaaaatacctttctttttAGTTAATATGGTTACACCAGCTTTTGGGAGGTCAGTAAGTAAATGCTATACATtttgccaagttttttttttttttccaaattttctagaTCATTAAATTTTGCAGATGTTTCTTTTAAGGAGCATTTGatggaatgttttccttccaGTCTCATAAtatctgtgtttctgtttggAATATCCagtctgaaactttttttttaaatttttttaacgtttttttaaattttatttctgagacagagagagacagagcatgaacaggagaggggcagagagagagggagacacagaatctgaaacaggctccaggctctgagctgtcagcacagagcctgacgcggggctcgaactcacggatcgtgagatcatgacctgagccgaagtcggacgcttaaccgaccaagccacccaggcgcccctccagtctgaaacttttaatgtaaatatatatataacttggtTTCTGTATGCCATATTGACTGCACATGTATTTTtatgtcaatattttatttaatttattttaattttttatataatttgttgtcaagttggtttccatacaacacccagtgttcatcccaacaggtgccctcctcagtgcccatcacccactttcccctctcccccacccgccatcagtatttaagagtgtcttatggtttgcccgcccttttcctctcctttctttggaatgacttaatactgtttttttgtttgtttgtttgtttgcttgtttgtttttagtattagATTGTTACCTCATTTGGCCAGACAATTAAACATCCCTTAGCCATTCTTGTAGTGTTTACCTTTCTGACTataatgtaatttttgttttccttttcacagTGTGATGTGAATTACTTCTTCAAAGCTCTTCAGACAATGAAGGAACTTTGGGATACTTTGATTCCTCTCACCCCCTCCCGATGTATTGCCATGAATTTTAATTCTATGTATATTTAAACCCCTAGAAGAAATTAGTGTCATGGTGCCATATAGTCAATACTCATTTAGACTTGCCTACATATTCACAAATGCCATTAGTCTTTCTTTCCTGCAACTGTGTGCCTCCATCTGGGATCctatttcttctgcctgaaggagaacctttaatatttcttttagtttGATTCCTCCAGTCACAAATTTTCTCAGTTTGTGCTACATTAACATCACTGTGAAATGTACATCTTTTCTCTAGGaatgttttttcttaaagcagaCTTTGTCTCCTATTAGTATTGTTATACTGACTTGATTATCCTGTTACTTTGGGAAACTTCTCAAGCGAGATCCCATCAAATGCCACTTCTCCACATTTCCCTCTCCTTCATTCTGGGGACATCTCCTttaattctctccccctctcttttggTATTCTCCATATTATGTCTCTCTAAgtttttctggatattttcatCAGATGTAACTTTcacttctctaattcttttttcagGTGGGAACTCACCTTTGACCTGTGAACCATAACACCAAACTTCCAGCATGGATTTTGTTATCCCCCTAGGGCAGAGAAGGGAATTGTGAGTTAGAGATGATAAGCAACTTGTCCCTGGTCACCTAGCCTGCAAAGGGCAGAGCAAGGGCTAACATCACAGGTTAAACCCTAGGCCCAAACcctttcctctgtgcttttttttttcttcttggctgTGAATGCTCCCCACTTCTCATCTCCCGGGAAGTGGAGCCCCAGGGAAGTCTTTCAACCTTTTTAGCATTGTGCTGCATTTCATTTTAGACGATAAAGTCAGTGATATTTCTTCATTAGCCATGATGTTTCCCCGGAACCTTTTGTGATATTGGAACCAGTGATGTGCTATTCTCAATTTCAGGGCATAATAACACAGGCAACTCCTTACAAAGAAGAGCAAGATGCTCGGGTATTTACCGACGGAGGCATAACAATTGGTCTGGGCATGTCCGTTCTGGCATTGATTCTTCATCCCACCAGCAGCAAGATGGAGATCCAGCAACAAATGACAGTCGCATGAGCACCCGAGGAAGATAGTAAGTGACCAGTCACCATAGCTGAAATGTACCAGCCAGTGGAATACATAGCCCTGTAGCTGAATATGCCGTTCTCTTCTTCAACCTGGAAGAGTGCAGGGTGATGGAATCAGGTTAATGGTTGAGCAAACTTTATTGTACAGTGGGGCGAATGTGTAATAGAAGACTTTCCAAGCATGTGTGGATTACTTCCTTCTCTTCACTTCCCCACAGTGCTCCCTATGCCATTCCATCCTGTCATTGGAGAGGCAGTTTTCAGATACAAGACCAAACGCAAGCTAACATGGAGGGAGAGCAAAAGCATCCAGAAACAAGaatggagggggagaggcaggatgAGACCTCCAGGAGCTGGTTCAAGATCACAGTGAATGTCCTGGCAAAATGAACCCAATGTGCAGAAGGAGGTGAACAGAGGGAATTATGTTGGACTCATATAGAGATTCTAGGTACTTTTCTGGGGGAGAGGAGTGGGTAATCCATCTTTTTACTACTAGGAGTTAGCATCTTAGATCAGGTAAGGGCAGACTCAGAGAAGCAATGTAAAGGGAACAGATTGACTAAAGGGAGAATTGGGTAGGTTGTCTAAGAACAGAGGAAACTACAGCCAAGGAGAAGTAGCAGCTCCACCCTGGAAGTCTCAGTTTAGCTTAAGCTGAGTGTGGGAGGGGGTCGAGTCTCCGGGGTCTCTGTTGGAGAGACAGGCTAAGGCATCCTTCCTTGAGCAAGGATCACTTGGAACTTTATATAAGGAAGTTCATGTTAAACATCTTAAGTTGATTATTTGAAGAAAGTGTTTGAATGGAAAGAAAGGTTATTTAGGAAATCCATGACTGGTACAAAAGTTCACAATAATGGATATTGTCCTAtcataagaaattattttgaagaaccgcccccccacacacacacacacaaaaggtgtGAAAGGAAGACATGGTTGAGTTTTATCTTAACCTTGGGTTCCATTGTGTCaatctcttctcccatctcttctcccatttcttACTCTTAGATTCCATTTGGCATCAGATATGATGAGAAGTGGCTGCTGAATCTGATTCAGAAGCAATGCAGTGTCCCCTTCACCCCAGTGGAAGTAAGAGAAGACAGTGAGGCAGATGAGAAGAAACAGGGCAAATGAGCAGTGGCTTGCGTCTCATATTGTTTCTTTTGCCATTCACCCTACAGTTTCACTATGAGAAAATGCAGGCCCAGTTCTTTGTTGAGAATGCCGGCATTGCCTTCGCATTGAAGAGTGTCAACGGCAAGATCTGGAATGAGAATAATGAAATGGTGTGTGTCAAGGGCATGGCCAGGGCTAGTTAGGGGCAAGATGGCAGGACAGGGGCAAGGTCTTGCTTGATCCCAAGGATCAGATTTCCTGGTGCTTACTCAGCCCCTCTTGGGTTCCCTACAGATATCTATCTTTTTCCACCCCTCTGATGCACCCCAGTCTGTGCAGAAGGAGCTGAAGCCAGAAAATGTGGATCAGATAAAGGTAATGCAGACCCAAGACCAGCTGTGAATCTATATCCAGACCCATATCTTCTTCCCACACCTATTGCCTCCATCCCCCGTCTCTACCTCAGACTCAGAGCCACTGACCCCATCTCTAACTCTGCAGTTGACCACAAACAAAAGATATGTAGTCTCCTAACAATCTCTTAACATCCAGAGGGTCCGCTTTGCCCCTGGTATGTCTACAGAAGTAGTTCTAGGGAAGGTAAGATCAGAGAAGCCTGTCTGGAAAGGAGACTTGGGGATGGTAATGTGGGGAGGGTAACCTGAAGCTGTAACCAGCCGGGTCTGTCTCAGCCTTGTGATTCCCTTCCCTCGGCTTCTCGGAGACATGGTCACCCGAGATATTGAAATGGTACCAAATCCTAGAAACAGCATGGCTGCCTCCCGGCAGACTCATGAAAAGAACATGTTCAAGGTGAGAACTCAGGCCCAGTGCTGGGATTGATGGCAAAGGTGGGAGATTAGGTAGAAGAGGCAGATTGGTCTCAGATAACCCCTGTTGGGGTCCTCACTCTAACACTTTCCTCATCATAGCTTTTGCCCTCGAACCTGAGCGACAAGGAACCCTACCAGATGGATGGTCTATCCAACACTATGCAGAATGCCTCCAGCATCAAGGCCTTGAACCTCTCCAACAGTGAGGTAAGGTGTGGTACCcagatctttctttaaaaagaaggtgAGAGTGCTCATGGGGTGGTGGCGAGAGTCAGGGAAGTGGATTTGTTGGAAAAAGAAAGGGCCAGGGATGCAGGGTCATCCTGGCCATCTTTCTCTGATCCTTGCGTTTCCTTCCAATAATTACTCCCCTGAAGTCTGCAGGGGAGTTGGACAAGGGCAAAAGACTGCAGCGAGAAGACATGAGTGCAAACAGAAGCCCCCTGTGCACCACCTTTCCCGATAAATCAACCAACATAAGGTCAGTTATACTCTCCGTCACCCTGTGGGACTCTGAACTATGCCTGACGGTGCCTGCTTGGAGGGGACAGCATCCCTGTTCCTCTGCGAGGAACAGAGGCCCtatgctcttctctctctgtccctcgcctgtGCTTAGGGGTCTCCGTTCCTTCCTCTGATCCTCTCACCTGTTTGGTCTGAGGTCTGTTTGCTGGCTAGCTACACCCAGCCTTCTCTAGCATGCCCTCCCCAAAGTGTGATCCATGAATAAGGGCCCCCCTTCCTCACTAGGACCAGAGTGACTACTGTGCGCCACATGCTGTGACCTGGACTCACAAGGGTCCTCCATCCAGGCCAGGGCCTCATGCTGAGACAGGCAGTCCTGCCTCCCTGCTGAGACAGGGATTCCTTCCCTTGTTCTGAGAGGGACCCTCCTTTCCTTGAACCAAATGTATCCCCCCTCCTCCCGTCAATTCCAGGCAGCCATGGTGGCTTTCCTGCCCACGCTGAGGGCTGAGGTCCTGGGGGGCTGCCATCATGACATCTGTTCCTCTGACCCAATGCCAGGAGCTGGGCCCTCCTTGAGAGAAACCAGGGTTCCCTGAGTCAGGGGGCCAGAAGTGGGAGACTGCCAGGGAGCAGAGGGCTTCCTCAGGCAGGAAtggaaggcagagaggagaggagctTGAGGAGATGAAGGACAGGCCTCTCAGAGGCaccacccccttcccaccccacccccacatgtcACATCATCCAGACTGTTCCTTCAGTGGAGCCCTGGGTAGCCTGGCAACGGGTATAATGCCTCAGGGAAAGAACCGACTGGGTCAGGCACAGGTGCACTGGGGCCATCAGGAGGGAAGGTGGTGATCATAAGAGGGGGGACCACAGACCTTCAGCCCCATGTTGACCTGGGGATTGATCCTCTACTCCTTCTGGGGAAGGTCTTCTGCCCCTGTGGCTGCCCCATTCCCCATGCCCAGCTCAGACTGAGCTCACACAGGTGACAAAGTTTCAACCAGCATCCAATGGGCCCCCAGCCCAACACCTGCATATTTTCCATTCCTACCTTGGATGCCAGGGCCAGCCAGGGCAAATGAAGGAATGCGCTGCAGC includes the following:
- the LOC125157101 gene encoding LOW QUALITY PROTEIN: nuclear RNA export factor 3-like (The sequence of the model RefSeq protein was modified relative to this genomic sequence to represent the inferred CDS: substituted 1 base at 1 genomic stop codon), with protein sequence MGHNNTGNSLQRRARCSGIYRRRHNNWSGHVRSGIDSSSHQQQDGDPATNDSRMSTRGRYAPYAIPSCHWRGSFQIQDQTQANMEGEQKHPETRMEGERQDETSRSWFKITIPFGIRYDEKWLLNLIQKQCSVPFTPVEFHYEKMQAQFFVENAGIAFALKSVNGKIWNENNEMISIFFHPSDAPQSVQKELKPENVDQIKLTTNKRYVVSXQSLNIQRVRFAPDMVTRDIEMVPNPRNSMAASRQTHEKNMFKSAGELDKGKRLQREDMSANRSPLCTTFPDKSTNISSILELFSKLLCLDGQESPSPTSVGIAAHKRLPTCKGSFFGSDALKSLVLQFLQQYYLIYDSGDHQGLLGAYHDEACFSRTIPFNPKEPAPSSLCEYLKESRNMKKVQDPYLRVQLLKHTKHDIVHSLCVLPKTQHDLSSFVVDIWFQMDLMLCFSVNGVLKEVEGMSQDSVRAFTRTFIANPVNNYSLCIMNDTLLVNIISPKDTMSTFSIPVPTPSCSYSNTFSQKQQGMVQSFTTQSGMNLQWSKK